The proteins below are encoded in one region of Fibrella aestuarina BUZ 2:
- a CDS encoding bZIP transcription factor has protein sequence MNNKAGKESVSVGFQAGYNSLGDANLFLGAYAGFSQQNATGYNNTFIGQRTGFNNSSGFANIFLGSNAGYSNQSGNYNTFIGNSAGQQSQFGSFNTFIGNGAGYNAGNANYNLMMGAQAGFYTTSGSYNVILGQDAGINNRGGNNNTFVGKGAGGDQNSPNLENSTAIGANAVVSANNALVLGSNVNVGIGTSAPARKLEVVSGTAGSSGLRLTNLTTANPGTIATATRFLTVNAQGDVVLGSTTGARMGADEANWTAEGSNLINANAGAVIIGSGIAKTPAGYRLFVKEGILTEKVKVAVANTNEWSDKVFEAGYNLRSLNQVEAHIKQHGHLPGVPSATEVVKEGIDVGKMDAKLLEKIEELTLYVIELKKETQALKVENARIKQQLRRPTRR, from the coding sequence TTGAACAACAAAGCAGGTAAAGAAAGTGTATCGGTTGGTTTTCAGGCTGGCTACAACAGCCTGGGCGACGCCAACCTGTTCCTGGGCGCCTACGCCGGCTTCAGCCAGCAAAACGCCACCGGCTACAACAACACCTTCATCGGACAGCGCACGGGCTTCAACAACTCATCGGGCTTCGCCAACATCTTCCTGGGCAGCAACGCGGGCTACTCCAACCAGTCGGGCAACTACAACACCTTCATCGGCAACTCGGCGGGTCAGCAAAGCCAGTTCGGCAGCTTCAACACCTTCATCGGCAACGGCGCGGGCTACAACGCCGGCAACGCCAACTACAACCTGATGATGGGCGCTCAGGCGGGCTTCTACACCACCTCCGGCAGCTACAACGTAATCCTGGGTCAGGATGCAGGCATCAACAACCGAGGCGGCAACAACAACACGTTCGTGGGCAAAGGCGCGGGCGGCGACCAGAACAGCCCCAACCTGGAGAACTCAACGGCTATCGGGGCCAACGCCGTTGTCTCAGCGAATAACGCGCTGGTGCTGGGCAGCAACGTCAATGTGGGCATCGGCACATCAGCACCGGCGCGCAAGCTGGAAGTCGTGTCGGGAACAGCCGGCAGCAGCGGGCTGCGGCTGACCAACCTGACAACGGCTAACCCCGGTACGATTGCCACGGCCACGCGCTTTTTGACCGTCAATGCCCAGGGGGACGTGGTGCTGGGCAGCACTACCGGAGCTCGGATGGGGGCTGACGAGGCCAACTGGACTGCTGAAGGCAGCAACCTGATCAATGCCAATGCAGGGGCGGTGATCATCGGCTCAGGCATTGCCAAAACGCCGGCTGGCTACCGGCTCTTTGTGAAGGAGGGCATCTTGACGGAGAAGGTGAAGGTAGCAGTCGCCAACACGAACGAGTGGTCCGATAAAGTATTCGAGGCGGGTTACAACCTACGTTCGCTTAATCAGGTTGAGGCCCACATCAAGCAGCATGGTCACCTGCCCGGCGTCCCCTCAGCCACTGAGGTGGTCAAGGAAGGCATTGACGTTGGCAAAATGGATGCCAAGCTCTTGGAAAAAATTGAAGAGCTGACCCTATACGTGATTGAATTGAAGAAAGAAACACAAGCATTGAAGGTTGAAAATGCTCGCATCAAACAGCAGCTTCGTCGCCCCACCCGCCGCTAA
- a CDS encoding capsule assembly Wzi family protein, with protein MKQQLFSYLFLLNVLVNVAETSAQSTLFRLPTHYQVEVGTYLSGTGDNPYWLRANQYGSVPYNTPAGSAKIGFAAPYDTSRRKFDVGYGIDIVANAAGTTNLPPDQPIILQQAYVKARLGVFEAYAGRRREVFGLVDTLLTSGSYVWSGNALPVPKIQIGIPNYVPIGFTKGWLSVMGTFAHGWLGGRYVRHTFLHQKSLFFRLGKPQSTFRAYGGINHAVVWGGISPDLLGTGLVTSERLPASFTDYLLVVTGLRTGDQSLIPFDNNLTDFDLTNRIGNHLGSVDLALEIDLRRHSLYVYRQNPFDSGALFYFTSIADGLNGIRLRNHDSKAIFQTLLFEFLNTTSQGGPEFVIDDPQRRGKVNYFNNAQFRDGWSYQRLGLGTPLITPRYNPDGTSTYGAFTGNNRILAWHLAASGTLPIKAKWLKQSPSYLTKLTLSRNLGTYDSPYVVPLTQFSAFGQLAVPLQFRGNEQIVNSTEIIGRVGFDIGSLYSTNLGVYLGVRKTWGR; from the coding sequence GTGAAACAACAGCTCTTTTCTTATTTGTTTCTGCTCAACGTTCTCGTCAACGTAGCCGAGACCAGCGCCCAATCGACCTTATTTCGATTGCCAACCCACTATCAGGTAGAAGTAGGTACGTACCTGTCTGGTACAGGCGATAATCCGTACTGGTTACGGGCCAATCAGTATGGATCAGTGCCGTACAATACACCGGCTGGCTCAGCAAAAATTGGTTTCGCGGCCCCCTATGATACGAGTCGAAGAAAGTTTGATGTCGGCTATGGTATTGATATCGTCGCCAACGCCGCCGGTACCACGAATCTACCTCCTGACCAACCCATTATTCTACAACAGGCTTATGTAAAAGCCCGCCTCGGCGTTTTTGAAGCTTATGCAGGTCGGCGGCGTGAAGTTTTTGGACTTGTCGACACATTGCTTACATCTGGTTCTTACGTCTGGTCGGGCAATGCACTTCCCGTCCCTAAAATACAGATTGGTATTCCCAACTACGTACCCATTGGTTTCACTAAAGGCTGGTTATCTGTCATGGGTACGTTCGCACATGGCTGGTTAGGGGGGCGTTACGTTCGGCATACATTCCTGCATCAAAAGTCTTTATTTTTCCGGCTAGGCAAGCCTCAGAGTACATTCCGCGCTTATGGGGGTATCAATCATGCAGTCGTGTGGGGTGGCATCAGCCCAGACCTGTTAGGAACCGGACTGGTTACATCGGAGCGCCTTCCGGCTAGTTTTACGGACTATTTGCTGGTTGTGACTGGATTGCGTACTGGCGACCAGTCCCTGATTCCATTCGATAATAATCTCACCGATTTCGATTTAACCAATCGAATTGGCAATCATTTGGGTTCAGTTGATCTGGCACTCGAAATAGATCTGCGGCGTCACTCCTTGTATGTATATAGGCAAAATCCGTTCGACTCTGGTGCACTTTTTTACTTTACAAGCATAGCCGACGGCCTCAATGGAATCAGACTGCGTAACCACGATTCGAAAGCCATATTTCAAACACTGTTATTCGAATTTTTGAATACGACGAGTCAGGGAGGACCTGAGTTTGTTATCGACGATCCCCAGCGCCGCGGCAAAGTCAATTATTTTAATAATGCTCAATTCAGAGATGGCTGGTCATATCAGCGGCTAGGTCTGGGGACACCACTCATCACTCCCAGATATAACCCTGATGGCACATCAACTTACGGCGCCTTTACGGGGAATAACCGAATTCTCGCCTGGCACTTAGCCGCGTCAGGTACGTTACCAATAAAGGCAAAATGGCTAAAACAAAGTCCCTCTTACTTAACTAAATTGACATTGAGCCGTAATCTGGGTACGTATGATAGCCCCTATGTTGTACCGTTAACTCAGTTTAGCGCGTTTGGTCAACTCGCCGTTCCTCTGCAATTCCGTGGTAATGAACAAATAGTTAATAGTACTGAAATCATAGGTCGAGTTGGTTTTGACATAGGAAGTTTATATTCTACAAACTTAGGCGTATACCTCGGTGTACGTAAAACTTGGGGCCGCTAA
- a CDS encoding sugar transferase: MHVFFDFACLNASFVGAYWLKFDTLDAIAQPPYQLLWVAFNVCWAVIVAITQPYIFPRQLFKAGPLLGKLLYLVVLHAAVISLFWVFVQGVYFSRGQLLYTYLLFVLSGGLFRIGGLLFLQEYRARGYNSRRFIVVGYGKLAHTITRFYEVHPEMGFRFQGYFDWYTADNEAQLAGSYNDIVDFVKREQIDCVYCCLPYVDNTQLKQLVDKSEILDIQVKLLVDFRGFLTKGASVEYHDFLPVLNLSTQEIDNFRVAFLKRCFDVSFSLLVLLLGSPIFLLVAAITRFSSKGPIFYAQERVGHRGHPFMIYKFRSMYVDAEKAGPSLSQGSADNRITPWGRFMRQTRIDELPQFFNVLRGDMSVVGPRPERQYFIDKITEVAPEYTNLLKVKPGITSIGQVRFGYAASVDEMVQRLRFDLLYPDRRSLLLDLWIIAQTLRVMVQGRGR; encoded by the coding sequence TTGCACGTCTTCTTCGATTTCGCGTGTCTAAACGCGTCGTTCGTTGGTGCTTATTGGTTAAAGTTTGATACACTCGATGCCATTGCTCAGCCTCCTTATCAACTGCTTTGGGTAGCATTCAATGTCTGCTGGGCCGTTATTGTTGCCATAACACAGCCTTACATTTTCCCAAGGCAACTATTTAAGGCCGGCCCCCTTTTAGGGAAGTTACTTTATCTCGTTGTACTACATGCCGCAGTTATTTCTTTGTTTTGGGTATTTGTACAAGGGGTTTATTTCTCCAGAGGCCAGCTTCTGTACACGTACCTGCTCTTTGTCTTAAGCGGTGGCCTGTTTCGGATTGGCGGACTGTTGTTTCTGCAGGAGTACCGGGCCAGAGGATATAACAGCCGGCGGTTCATTGTCGTTGGCTATGGTAAGTTAGCCCACACCATCACCCGCTTTTATGAGGTCCATCCTGAAATGGGCTTTCGCTTTCAGGGTTATTTTGATTGGTACACAGCTGATAATGAGGCTCAACTGGCAGGGTCATACAACGATATTGTTGACTTTGTTAAGCGCGAACAGATCGACTGTGTCTACTGCTGCCTTCCTTACGTCGATAATACGCAACTCAAGCAATTGGTCGACAAATCTGAAATACTTGACATCCAGGTCAAGCTGCTCGTTGATTTCCGGGGCTTTCTTACAAAAGGGGCATCAGTTGAATACCACGACTTTCTACCCGTACTGAATCTCTCGACGCAGGAAATCGATAATTTCCGAGTCGCTTTTTTGAAGCGTTGCTTCGACGTGAGCTTTTCCTTATTGGTTCTGCTACTTGGCTCCCCCATTTTTCTTCTGGTCGCTGCCATTACACGTTTCTCGTCTAAGGGACCAATCTTTTACGCACAGGAACGCGTTGGGCATCGGGGGCATCCTTTCATGATCTACAAGTTTCGAAGCATGTACGTCGATGCCGAAAAAGCGGGACCCTCACTTTCACAGGGCTCGGCTGATAACCGCATCACCCCCTGGGGGCGATTCATGCGCCAGACCCGGATCGATGAGCTACCTCAATTTTTCAATGTACTGAGGGGGGATATGTCAGTGGTAGGCCCCCGCCCCGAGCGGCAGTACTTTATCGATAAGATTACAGAGGTCGCCCCTGAGTATACCAACCTCCTGAAAGTAAAGCCGGGCATTACATCAATCGGTCAGGTCCGGTTTGGCTATGCTGCCAGCGTCGATGAAATGGTGCAACGTCTCCGGTTTGACTTGCTGTACCCCGATCGTCGATCGCTGCTCCTTGACCTTTGGATCATTGCCCAGACACTGCGTGTGATGGTGCAGGGACGTGGTCGATAG
- a CDS encoding serine hydrolase domain-containing protein — MIVLFRRWVTFAWVSLLITVGVSCGQSTQNQLNRSAAEVRNCAEDQVVSPKEEADLRRAIRADEKRQRIEAIMQQKVREGLNGNVLIAQKGIVLYKHCFGFSHFEKNARDSLVAQSKFQLASLSKTFTAVAVLKLQELGKINFTDSIQQFYPDFPYHGITVRDLLSHRSGLPNYVYSFDDSMKVNYYRKNPKIPTNADIMHWFATVKPTPKRYNVPGRGFSYNNTNYMVLAAIVEKVTKQPFEEYLRRSIFLPLGMHDTYVATTKNDSINQYRTAGYQWNRRIPKDYFDDVVGDKGVYSTIDDLFRWYRALNGDCLLSRKTLAEAFVPRSFEKKGAKNYGYGFRMQLNALNQPEFIYHTGWWKGYNTMFWFSPKDEYVIIILGNRFNRTVYGIKELINVLHDNDKPITEDVSGEVEI, encoded by the coding sequence ATGATTGTGTTGTTTCGTCGCTGGGTTACGTTTGCCTGGGTATCATTGCTTATTACGGTTGGCGTCTCCTGTGGCCAGTCTACACAGAACCAACTAAACCGGTCGGCAGCCGAAGTTCGCAATTGTGCCGAAGATCAGGTCGTTTCTCCGAAAGAAGAAGCCGACCTAAGGCGGGCCATCCGAGCCGACGAAAAACGGCAGCGCATTGAAGCGATCATGCAGCAAAAGGTGCGTGAGGGGCTGAATGGTAACGTGCTTATTGCCCAGAAGGGTATCGTGCTCTACAAGCACTGTTTCGGCTTCTCCCATTTTGAGAAAAACGCCCGCGACTCGCTGGTCGCGCAGTCAAAGTTTCAGTTGGCCTCGCTCTCAAAGACCTTTACGGCGGTAGCTGTTCTTAAACTGCAGGAGTTGGGCAAAATCAATTTTACCGATTCTATCCAGCAGTTTTACCCGGATTTCCCGTATCACGGCATCACGGTTCGTGACCTGCTGAGCCATCGGAGTGGTTTACCCAACTATGTGTATTCCTTCGATGATAGCATGAAGGTGAATTACTACCGGAAAAACCCAAAAATTCCGACCAATGCCGATATCATGCACTGGTTCGCGACGGTGAAGCCGACCCCGAAACGGTACAACGTACCTGGCCGCGGTTTCTCCTACAACAACACCAATTACATGGTGCTGGCGGCCATTGTCGAGAAGGTTACCAAGCAGCCTTTCGAGGAGTACCTGCGTCGAAGCATCTTTCTCCCATTGGGTATGCATGATACCTACGTCGCTACGACCAAAAATGATTCGATCAATCAGTATCGGACGGCGGGTTATCAGTGGAACCGACGTATTCCGAAGGATTACTTCGATGATGTTGTAGGCGATAAAGGCGTCTATTCAACCATCGATGATCTGTTCCGATGGTATCGCGCTTTGAACGGCGACTGCCTGCTCTCGCGCAAGACCTTGGCCGAGGCATTTGTGCCGAGAAGTTTTGAAAAGAAAGGAGCCAAGAATTATGGGTACGGCTTCCGCATGCAGTTGAATGCGCTCAATCAGCCCGAATTCATCTATCATACAGGCTGGTGGAAAGGCTATAACACGATGTTCTGGTTCAGCCCGAAAGATGAGTATGTTATTATCATCCTGGGCAACCGATTTAACCGAACCGTCTACGGCATTAAGGAATTGATCAATGTGCTTCACGACAACGACAAGCCAATTACAGAGGATGTCAGCGGTGAGGTAGAGATCTAA
- a CDS encoding alpha/beta hydrolase, whose amino-acid sequence MVSSLLRLAATCCLLPLTTMAQEVLPLWPANAIPNNKPNITLTETSATEGGILRISNVTVPTLAVYRPAKQASPVSVLVCPGGGYSILAASHEGADIARWFTDRGITAFVLKYRLPDERTQTNPHEVPLNDAVQAMRLIRQRAGQYSIDPNQIGVMGFSAGGHLASTLATHTVQGPHAAPDAKPNFAILMYPVVTFGEKAHGGSRDKLLGTLKADPAMIELYSNEKQVSAQTPPTFLVHSMDDKAVPVENSIGFYLACLKQNVPAEMHLYPTGGHGYALRTKPGESVSGWPVALENWLKTIGTKR is encoded by the coding sequence ATGGTCTCATCTCTGCTTCGCCTGGCGGCAACCTGCTGCCTACTACCCCTCACTACGATGGCGCAGGAAGTACTTCCACTATGGCCCGCCAATGCCATTCCAAATAACAAGCCCAACATTACGCTCACCGAAACCAGCGCCACGGAAGGCGGTATTCTTCGGATCAGCAACGTGACAGTGCCTACATTGGCGGTTTATCGCCCTGCTAAACAGGCCTCGCCGGTGTCGGTGCTGGTTTGCCCGGGGGGCGGGTATTCTATTCTGGCGGCTAGTCACGAAGGAGCCGACATCGCGCGCTGGTTTACCGATCGGGGCATCACGGCCTTTGTGCTCAAGTATCGGCTCCCCGACGAACGTACCCAGACCAACCCCCACGAAGTGCCCCTGAACGACGCCGTTCAGGCAATGCGATTGATTCGGCAGCGGGCTGGCCAGTATAGCATTGATCCGAACCAGATCGGGGTTATGGGCTTTTCGGCCGGGGGACATCTGGCTTCTACCCTTGCTACTCATACCGTTCAGGGCCCACATGCAGCGCCCGACGCCAAGCCTAATTTTGCCATTCTGATGTACCCGGTCGTTACTTTTGGCGAGAAGGCGCATGGCGGTTCGCGGGATAAGCTGCTGGGTACGTTGAAAGCCGACCCGGCCATGATCGAGTTGTATTCCAACGAAAAGCAGGTCTCGGCCCAAACACCACCCACGTTTCTGGTACATTCGATGGACGACAAGGCCGTGCCTGTCGAAAATAGCATCGGTTTCTACCTCGCTTGCCTGAAACAGAACGTACCTGCCGAGATGCACCTCTACCCTACCGGCGGCCACGGGTACGCTCTCCGCACCAAACCCGGCGAATCGGTGTCAGGTTGGCCCGTCGCGCTGGAAAACTGGTTGAAAACAATTGGGACTAAGCGTTAA
- a CDS encoding M57 family metalloprotease: protein MTRSTIYISSILLGAFAFACQPTAQNDLAATKAEEIPSAVVAKVKELGFSTQNMKRIPEGYLVEGDIILDDHALEQGHGKQASLLRVGDEEQYRTTALVGSLPRTITISVSSSLPSVYVTAVDEMIRRYNAEGLRIAFTRVSSGGAIRFTAAPSGSGYLASSGFPSGGNPYNQVLVNVGALGTTTGTTRVNYYATVFAHEVGHCIGFRHTDYYDRSISCGGAYANEGASSVGAILIPGTPSSADLSSWMLACVAGGQNRPFSTNDRTALNYLY from the coding sequence ATGACCAGATCAACTATTTACATTTCATCAATCTTACTGGGCGCATTTGCCTTTGCGTGCCAGCCCACCGCCCAAAATGATCTCGCCGCGACCAAAGCCGAAGAGATTCCGTCGGCGGTAGTTGCCAAAGTAAAAGAGCTGGGATTTAGTACTCAGAATATGAAACGTATCCCCGAAGGCTATCTGGTCGAAGGTGATATCATTCTGGATGACCACGCCCTGGAACAAGGTCATGGCAAACAGGCGAGTCTGCTACGGGTGGGCGACGAAGAGCAATACCGGACAACAGCCCTGGTAGGCAGTTTGCCGCGCACGATCACGATTAGTGTGTCGAGCAGCCTGCCCTCAGTGTATGTAACGGCGGTCGACGAGATGATCCGTCGGTACAATGCAGAAGGCCTTCGTATTGCGTTCACGCGCGTGTCGTCGGGTGGAGCCATTCGGTTTACGGCGGCACCGTCTGGCTCGGGGTATCTGGCATCGAGCGGTTTCCCCAGCGGTGGTAACCCGTACAATCAGGTGCTGGTCAACGTGGGGGCTCTGGGTACCACAACAGGCACAACGCGGGTCAACTATTACGCTACCGTCTTTGCGCACGAGGTGGGCCACTGCATCGGTTTCCGCCACACCGACTATTACGACCGCTCGATCAGCTGCGGTGGCGCTTATGCCAACGAGGGGGCCAGCAGCGTGGGCGCTATCCTGATTCCGGGAACGCCATCGTCGGCCGACCTGAGTTCGTGGATGCTGGCTTGCGTAGCTGGCGGACAGAATCGGCCATTCAGCACGAATGACCGCACCGCCTTGAATTACCTCTACTAA
- a CDS encoding M57 family metalloprotease, with the protein MKRLSFYLSALVAGSVLYACQPAAPETAKPANSQDIPEAVTAKVRAMGFSTYNIQRVDDGYVVENDIFLGEKELDRGSQQQLMRIGGEEQYRTTQIVNNLPRTITVSVASNLADVYDAAVQEAVDRYNAENLSVRFKKVNSGGMIHFLASPANAQYLASAGFPSGGQPHNFVRINDTFLGDENNATRVAYIGSICAHEMGHCIGFRHTDYMDRSYSCGGAVANEGASTVGAVLIPGTPATADPNSWMLACIGNNVNRPFNANDRTALKALYP; encoded by the coding sequence ATGAAACGTTTATCGTTTTACCTTTCCGCGCTGGTAGCAGGCAGCGTCCTCTATGCCTGCCAGCCGGCGGCACCCGAAACCGCTAAACCAGCCAATAGCCAGGACATACCTGAGGCCGTGACCGCTAAAGTTAGAGCCATGGGCTTCAGTACGTACAACATCCAGCGTGTCGATGATGGCTATGTGGTTGAAAACGACATTTTTCTGGGCGAAAAAGAGCTCGACCGCGGTTCGCAGCAGCAGCTGATGCGGATTGGTGGCGAAGAGCAGTACCGGACAACGCAGATTGTGAACAACCTGCCCCGTACGATTACGGTAAGCGTGGCCAGCAACTTGGCCGACGTATACGATGCTGCCGTTCAGGAAGCCGTTGACCGTTACAACGCCGAAAACCTGTCGGTTCGGTTCAAGAAAGTAAACTCTGGCGGGATGATCCATTTCCTGGCCTCACCGGCCAATGCCCAGTACCTGGCTTCTGCCGGTTTCCCAAGCGGTGGGCAACCTCACAACTTTGTCCGGATCAATGACACCTTCCTGGGCGACGAGAATAATGCCACGCGTGTTGCCTATATCGGGTCAATTTGCGCGCACGAGATGGGCCACTGCATTGGTTTCCGCCACACCGATTACATGGACCGTTCGTATAGCTGCGGCGGTGCCGTGGCCAACGAAGGAGCCAGCACGGTTGGTGCCGTTTTGATTCCCGGAACGCCCGCAACGGCCGATCCTAATTCATGGATGCTGGCCTGCATTGGCAACAACGTGAACCGGCCATTCAACGCTAATGACAGAACTGCGCTGAAGGCACTCTATCCTTAG
- a CDS encoding S8 family serine peptidase yields MWRRLLLVFWVNVMLGTWVATAQPTARKAVGDYDFGLHGLRATYLRYPSLTGAGLTISIKEQSFDTSDIDFRGRVVPTPALTRLFSDHATTMTTLLGGAGNLISTGRGVAAGVRLAASSFDRLLPDTLPELRRLGVSVQNHSYGVGIESFYGPEALAYDRQVQQEPTLLHVFSAGNSGTESTTAVLPSPFMTLTGEFKQAKNVLVVGGIGSRGALEARSSRGPTADGRIRPELVAYGNNGTSESAALVSGVGALLQQTYRSQQGQLPSVAWVKACLLASCQDIGLPGPDHEAGFGSLNALGAVSLAQNRHYQTGTLSTTDVAQSFTVTVPPGMARLAVALAWNDTPVTGSGTLRQDLDLWLEPMGGGGGQVRPWVLSAVLHPDSVRLPARRGIDRVNNVEQVSVAQPTPGTYRVWVKANRLPDGPQPYAVAYSVDSAFTWFNPVADATLQAGELQPIRWLWQGEATQRGTLSVQLTGETTWQTLADSVRLADQAVWWTTPDRNLTARLRLVTRTRTYLSEVFTLVRSMRPQVLLNCPERAAITWARQPGVTTYQLYRLGNQYLEPTRQTTDTVAFLTPSDGAYVAVWPLVGGKPIQAGYTINYQQQGVGCYVASWLAARLVADTAQLNLSLSTTWNLRTLTLERATTTAAFTPLQTLPIQPNQLTYAFQDRPPTVGAARYRVRLTTQTGETVVTGEETVYGTRTSTPLVFPNPVAVGQPVSLALLDEEVTGIWVSLDGRVLRPAPLSGILKEIPTDGLPPGLHLLRLDGAKTGRHVIPVLVR; encoded by the coding sequence ATGTGGCGACGGCTATTGCTTGTTTTTTGGGTGAACGTGATGCTGGGTACGTGGGTGGCAACAGCGCAGCCAACCGCCCGAAAAGCCGTTGGTGACTATGATTTTGGCCTGCACGGGCTACGAGCAACGTACCTGCGCTACCCCAGCCTGACGGGCGCCGGCCTAACGATCTCCATCAAGGAGCAATCATTCGACACGTCGGATATCGACTTCAGAGGCCGCGTTGTACCGACCCCGGCCCTTACCCGCCTGTTCTCTGACCACGCCACCACCATGACCACCCTGCTGGGCGGCGCGGGTAATCTGATCAGCACGGGGCGGGGCGTGGCAGCCGGTGTTCGGCTGGCGGCTTCGTCGTTCGATCGGCTCCTACCCGACACCCTGCCTGAGCTACGTCGGTTGGGGGTATCGGTACAGAATCATTCGTATGGCGTCGGAATCGAATCGTTTTATGGCCCAGAAGCGTTGGCCTACGATCGGCAGGTGCAGCAGGAGCCAACCCTACTCCACGTGTTTTCGGCGGGCAATAGCGGTACTGAGTCGACAACGGCCGTGTTACCTAGCCCGTTTATGACCCTGACGGGTGAGTTTAAACAGGCAAAAAACGTGCTGGTGGTGGGCGGAATTGGCAGCCGGGGGGCGCTGGAGGCCCGTAGCTCGCGTGGCCCCACCGCCGACGGTCGCATCAGGCCCGAATTGGTCGCCTATGGTAACAACGGTACGTCGGAATCGGCGGCGCTGGTGTCGGGGGTAGGGGCCTTGTTGCAGCAAACCTATCGCAGTCAGCAAGGGCAGTTGCCATCGGTAGCCTGGGTAAAAGCCTGCCTGCTGGCTTCCTGCCAGGATATTGGCCTGCCGGGCCCCGACCACGAAGCCGGGTTTGGTAGTCTGAATGCGTTAGGCGCCGTTTCGCTGGCCCAAAACCGGCACTACCAGACCGGCACGCTCTCGACAACGGATGTTGCCCAATCGTTTACGGTAACAGTGCCGCCGGGGATGGCCCGTTTGGCTGTGGCGCTGGCCTGGAATGATACACCAGTAACGGGCAGTGGCACCCTGCGACAGGATCTCGATCTTTGGCTCGAACCCATGGGCGGGGGGGGCGGTCAGGTACGTCCCTGGGTGCTGTCTGCCGTGTTGCATCCCGATTCGGTGCGTCTACCCGCGCGGCGCGGCATTGATCGGGTCAACAACGTGGAGCAGGTGTCTGTCGCGCAGCCAACGCCAGGTACGTATCGGGTGTGGGTCAAGGCCAACCGCTTGCCCGATGGCCCCCAGCCTTACGCGGTAGCCTATAGCGTCGACTCGGCCTTTACCTGGTTCAACCCCGTAGCCGATGCCACGCTGCAGGCAGGCGAACTTCAACCCATTCGCTGGCTCTGGCAGGGCGAGGCTACGCAGCGGGGTACGTTGTCGGTGCAACTGACTGGCGAAACTACCTGGCAAACGCTGGCCGATAGCGTCCGGCTGGCCGATCAGGCCGTTTGGTGGACAACGCCTGACCGGAATCTGACGGCTCGTCTGCGGCTGGTGACACGTACCCGAACGTACCTATCGGAAGTATTCACGCTGGTACGTTCGATGCGCCCGCAGGTCTTGCTCAATTGTCCCGAGCGGGCGGCCATTACCTGGGCACGTCAGCCAGGCGTAACCACGTATCAACTCTATAGGCTGGGTAATCAGTACCTGGAGCCCACGCGCCAGACAACCGACACCGTTGCTTTCCTGACCCCTTCTGATGGCGCGTATGTGGCTGTCTGGCCCCTGGTTGGGGGTAAACCCATACAGGCGGGTTACACAATCAATTACCAGCAACAGGGCGTAGGTTGTTACGTAGCCAGCTGGCTAGCGGCCCGGCTCGTGGCCGATACAGCCCAGCTGAACCTGAGCCTGAGTACCACCTGGAACCTGCGTACGCTGACCCTCGAGCGGGCGACCACTACTGCTGCCTTCACACCCTTACAAACGCTGCCCATCCAGCCAAACCAGCTGACGTACGCGTTTCAGGACCGGCCACCAACGGTTGGGGCGGCCCGGTATCGCGTCAGGCTGACGACACAAACCGGCGAGACCGTGGTAACCGGCGAAGAAACGGTGTATGGCACCCGGACCAGCACTCCGCTCGTCTTTCCGAATCCGGTGGCCGTTGGGCAACCGGTATCGCTGGCCCTGCTTGATGAAGAAGTGACTGGCATCTGGGTATCGCTGGATGGGCGTGTGTTACGGCCAGCACCGCTATCGGGTATCCTGAAAGAAATACCAACCGACGGCCTGCCTCCCGGTCTGCATTTGCTACGGCTCGATGGGGCCAAAACTGGCCGACATGTAATCCCGGTGCTGGTACGCTAG